From Acipenser ruthenus chromosome 2, fAciRut3.2 maternal haplotype, whole genome shotgun sequence, a single genomic window includes:
- the LOC117409313 gene encoding uncharacterized protein LOC117409313 codes for MASWTQDTVIESPPEHSNIISPRDEYEVSHRLQTLEEKIGNILKKACQQKDLPIQEDERAPYPEKGDSESSTEMLKLLQSMETKLNCIETCLEKDKGRLLTTTPEQNEGVSDKFLYTVLGNVTDVDWKHLMRILGLTDTEMEGIKRRHLSDVKEQKYQMLQLIKQKKREKGEPVTKGEIQQALQILKLTDVLSCVEAGSHTSAPAILG; via the exons AGCACAGCAATATTATCTCTCCTAGAGATGAGTATGAGGTTTCACACAGACTTCAAACCTTGGAAGAGAAAATTGGAAACATACTGAAGAAAGCCTGCCAGCAGAAAGACCTGCCTATCCAAGAAG ATGAAAGGGCCCCTTACCCAGAGAAAGGTGACTCCGAGTCAAGCACTGAAATGTTGAAACTGCTTCAATCAATGGAAACCAAACTAAATTGCATTGAAACATGCTTGGAAAAAg ATAAAGGACGATTACTCACTACTACGCCTGAACAGAATGAAG GTGTCAGCGACAAATTCCTGTATACTGTGTTGGGTAACGTCACTGACGTAGACTGGAAACACTTAATGAGAATCCTTGGCCTCACTGACACTGAAATGGAGGGAATTAAGCGGAGACACTTATCTGATGTTAAAGAGCAGAAATATCAGATGCTGCAGCTGATTAAACAGAAGAAACGAGAAAAAGGGGAGCCTGTGACAAAAGGAGAAATACAACAAGCTTTACAAATCCTCAAGCTGACAGACGTGCTGTCCTGTGTTGAAGCCGGGAGTCACACCTCAG CACCTGCTATCTTGGGCTGA